Proteins from a genomic interval of Longimicrobium sp.:
- a CDS encoding helix-turn-helix domain-containing protein — MIRIIDRHAVQALVQSGLSTKDIAAQMGISVRSVQRIAKEPPVKEPDDKRAHSARRVGRPPLPERVTQRLRELVAEDPQAPPLEVLRQLREEGVTL, encoded by the coding sequence ATGATCCGGATTATCGACAGACACGCCGTACAGGCCCTGGTGCAGTCGGGCCTCTCTACGAAGGACATCGCAGCACAGATGGGCATCTCCGTGCGTTCCGTGCAGCGGATCGCGAAGGAGCCGCCCGTCAAGGAGCCCGACGACAAGCGAGCGCATAGCGCCCGCCGCGTCGGGCGTCCGCCGCTTCCCGAACGCGTCACGCAGCGGCTGCGCGAGCTCGTCGCCGAGGATCCACAGGCGCCGCCGCTGGAGGTGCTGCGGCAGCTCCGCGAAGAGGGCGTCACGCTCTAG